One Podarcis raffonei isolate rPodRaf1 chromosome 18, rPodRaf1.pri, whole genome shotgun sequence genomic window carries:
- the LOC128405730 gene encoding uncharacterized protein LOC128405730 isoform X1, translating to MADISSSDEHHVTSASKDPPVNTSGTRTQEDELSDTTLHNPSWPPNTKNPHTTSSILCVPDEAIRRISTTTKSNSLEPSTTRYLTTEAQSRLERQPSQDEELLGTNENELVMQMTISEYELFPGLGDSFSQEGPGSGLRHSFEEQLAAYRAPQNKIASHQELPEEEEEEWKETSAENLPEEKGSQEYVLASSPPPAPMLPPPPAEGEWVTPLTAPEREWVPPPTPPQRGRMSPPVPSLESEWVIFERTFIERDRVTPLTPPTERGSLVSLPPSPQVLPVVPQPREEEPQLAAPTETAAMHQPPLPGPDPQPEKARTPPRQASEEEPLIPWASASNAFSVFQAVEKPEAAAEKVSKETSLRNYEPPMASRSGKEIVTQTETKALPARVEPAPSDMTRFKPKAATLTQRGKDKTFHDAMEDIASEIKDASTSSMANSINSFVDSPIGKVFANTIDRALEKSEEWLNYYLPLPDTSAADAGGKKEERDTSKDDLCKEGCFMRINFLSTQLRNRVFRFVLHRLKATRKNTNEQLSRLDQVLNMLDHSLSPGPSSFQKVSESLSNILPQWNTKMEAPSQKPSVLQKSLSLMPEQLEMKALTMSRVLADELYTTYRNLLPHVAELPAHLQEKVAQVYQSMEELHSHLSSVASLRDLPTYLILQSRERISIARENLDELLDFMAQSQPGQWLSQPSTSRTGVGLPSAGVRPPITGNAESRGEEEGSTSWQRSPPHPSPSYPKDSQL from the exons ATGGCAGATA TTAGCTCATCGGACGAACATCATGTGACTTCAGCATCAAAAGACCCTCCAGTCAACACATCTGGCACGAGGACGCAAGAAGATGAG CTTTCAGATACTACCCTGCACAACCCAAGCTGGCCTCCGAACACGAAGAACCCTCACACCACAAGTAGCATTCTGTGTGTCCCCGATGAAGCCATCCGAAGGATTTCCACCACTACCAAGAGCAACAGCCTTGAACCCTCAACCACGAGGTATTTAA CCACAGAAGCTCAATCGAGACTTGAGAGGCAGCCGTCGCAGGACGAGGAGCTGCTGGGCACCAATGAGAACGAGCTGGTGATGCAAATGACGATATCAGAGTATGAGCTGTTCCCGGGACTGGGAGATAGCTTTTCTCAGGAGGGACCAGGGAGCGGGCTGCGACATTCCTTCGAAGAGCAACTTGCCGCTTACAGGGCTCCCCAAAATAAGATAGCATCCCACCAGGAATTGCCAGAGGAG gaagaggaggaatggaaggaaACATCAGCAGAAAATTTACCGGAAGAGAAAGGCTCACAGGAATATGTTCTGGCGTCTTCACCTCCACCAGCCCCCATGCTACCACCGCCACCAGCAGAAGGGGAGTGGGTGACCCCTCTTACAGCCCCAGAGAGGGAATGGGTGCCCCCTCCGACACCCCCGCAGAGGGGGCGAATGTCTCCCCCAGTGCCATCCCTGGAGAGCGAGTGGGTGATTTTTGAGAGGACATTTATAGAGAGGGATAGGGTGACCCCGCTGACTCCGCCAACAGAGAGGGGGTCGCTTGTTTCTCTGCCGCCATCCCCTCAAGTGTTGCCTGTCGTTCCACAGCCACGGGAGGAGGAACCTCAGCTAGCAGCCCCCACGGAAACAGCCGCCATGCACCAGCCGCCGCTGCCAGGCCCTGATCCGCAACCGGAGAAAGCGAGGACCCCCCCTCGGCAGGCGTCAGAGGAAGAGCCGCTTATCCCCTGGGCTTCAGCCTCAAATGCGTTTTCGGTTTTCCAGGCGGTggaaaag CCTGAAGCAGCCGCAGAGAAAGTCTCTAAGGAAACATCGCTAAGGAACTACGAACCTCCCATGGCCTCCCGctcaggaaaggagattgtgacccAAACAGAAACTAAG GCCTTGCCTGCAAGGGTGGAGCCAGCCCCTTCAGACATGACGCGCTTCAAGCCCAAAGCGGCCACGCTCACCCAGAGGGGAAAAGACAAGACGTTTCACGACGCCATGGAAGACATCGCCTCCGAGATTAAGGATGCCAGCACTTCCTCCATGGCAAATAGCATCAACTCGTTTGTGGACTCTCCGATTGGGAAGGTCTTTGCAAACACCATCGACCGAGCCCTGGAGAAGTCTGAGGAGTGGCTGAATTATTATCTTCCTCTACCAGACACCAGCGCCG CTGACGCTGGCGGGAAGAAAGAAGAGCGTGACACGTCAAAAGACGACCTCTGCAAGGAGGGCTGCTTCATGAGGATCAACTTCCTTTCCACCCAGCTGAGAAACCGGGTCTTCAGGTTTGTGCTGCACCGGCTGAAAGCGACTCGCAAAAACACCAACGAACAGCTCTCGCGGCTCGATCAGGTGTTGAACATG CTAGATCACTCCCTGAGCCCGGGCCCTTCCAGCTTCCAAAAGGTCTCTGAAAGCTTGTCAAACATTTTGCCGCAGTGGAATACAAAGATGGAGGCCCCGTCCCAGAAGCCCAGCGTCCTCCAGAAGTCTCTCTCATTAATGCCTGAG CAACTGGAGATGAAAGCTTTGACCATGAGCCGGGTCCTGGCCGACGAGTTGTACACAACCTACCGCAACCTCCTGCCACACGTCGCTGAGCTACCCGCTCACCTCCAGGAAAAAGTGGCTCAGGTCTACCAGAGCATGGAAGAGCTCCACTCTCATTTGTCCTCCGTCGCCTCCCTCAGGGATCTGCCAACCTACCTGATCCTACAGAGCCGAGAGAGAATCTCCATCGCTCGGGAGAACCTGGACGAACTGCTAGATTTCATGGCCCAAAGCCAGCCAGGTCAGTGGCTGTCTCAACCTAGCACTTCCAGGACAGGGGTTGGACTGCCGTCGGCTGGGGTGCGGCCTCCGATAACGGGGAACGCTGAAAGcagaggggaagaagaagggtCCACATCCTGGCAACGTTCGCCTCCTCATCCGTCGCCTTCGTATCCAAAAGATTCCCAGCTCTAA
- the LOC128405730 gene encoding fibrous sheath CABYR-binding protein-like isoform X2, producing the protein MADISSSDEHHVTSASKDPPVNTSGTRTQEDELSDTTLHNPSWPPNTKNPHTTSSILCVPDEAIRRISTTTKSNSLEPSTTRYLTTEAQSRLERQPSQDEELLGTNENELVMQMTISEYELFPGLGDSFSQEGPGSGLRHSFEEQLAAYRAPQNKIASHQELPEEEEEEWKETSAENLPEEKGSQEYVLASSPPPAPMLPPPPAEGEWVTPLTAPEREWVPPPTPPQRGRMSPPVPSLESEWVIFERTFIERDRVTPLTPPTERGSLVSLPPSPQVLPVVPQPREEEPQLAAPTETAAMHQPPLPGPDPQPEKARTPPRQASEEEPLIPWASASNAFSVFQAVEKPEAAAEKVSKETSLRNYEPPMASRSGKEIVTQTETKALPARVEPAPSDMTRFKPKAATLTQRGKDKTFHDAMEDIASEIKDASTSSMANSINSFVDSPIGKVFANTIDRALEKSEEWLNYYLPLPDTSAADAGGKKEERDTSKDDLCKEGCFMRINFLSTQLRNRVFRFVLHRLKATRKNTNEQLSRLDQVLNMLDHSLSPGPSSFQKVSESLSNILPQWNTKMEAPSQKPSVLQKSLSLMPEVSCNWR; encoded by the exons ATGGCAGATA TTAGCTCATCGGACGAACATCATGTGACTTCAGCATCAAAAGACCCTCCAGTCAACACATCTGGCACGAGGACGCAAGAAGATGAG CTTTCAGATACTACCCTGCACAACCCAAGCTGGCCTCCGAACACGAAGAACCCTCACACCACAAGTAGCATTCTGTGTGTCCCCGATGAAGCCATCCGAAGGATTTCCACCACTACCAAGAGCAACAGCCTTGAACCCTCAACCACGAGGTATTTAA CCACAGAAGCTCAATCGAGACTTGAGAGGCAGCCGTCGCAGGACGAGGAGCTGCTGGGCACCAATGAGAACGAGCTGGTGATGCAAATGACGATATCAGAGTATGAGCTGTTCCCGGGACTGGGAGATAGCTTTTCTCAGGAGGGACCAGGGAGCGGGCTGCGACATTCCTTCGAAGAGCAACTTGCCGCTTACAGGGCTCCCCAAAATAAGATAGCATCCCACCAGGAATTGCCAGAGGAG gaagaggaggaatggaaggaaACATCAGCAGAAAATTTACCGGAAGAGAAAGGCTCACAGGAATATGTTCTGGCGTCTTCACCTCCACCAGCCCCCATGCTACCACCGCCACCAGCAGAAGGGGAGTGGGTGACCCCTCTTACAGCCCCAGAGAGGGAATGGGTGCCCCCTCCGACACCCCCGCAGAGGGGGCGAATGTCTCCCCCAGTGCCATCCCTGGAGAGCGAGTGGGTGATTTTTGAGAGGACATTTATAGAGAGGGATAGGGTGACCCCGCTGACTCCGCCAACAGAGAGGGGGTCGCTTGTTTCTCTGCCGCCATCCCCTCAAGTGTTGCCTGTCGTTCCACAGCCACGGGAGGAGGAACCTCAGCTAGCAGCCCCCACGGAAACAGCCGCCATGCACCAGCCGCCGCTGCCAGGCCCTGATCCGCAACCGGAGAAAGCGAGGACCCCCCCTCGGCAGGCGTCAGAGGAAGAGCCGCTTATCCCCTGGGCTTCAGCCTCAAATGCGTTTTCGGTTTTCCAGGCGGTggaaaag CCTGAAGCAGCCGCAGAGAAAGTCTCTAAGGAAACATCGCTAAGGAACTACGAACCTCCCATGGCCTCCCGctcaggaaaggagattgtgacccAAACAGAAACTAAG GCCTTGCCTGCAAGGGTGGAGCCAGCCCCTTCAGACATGACGCGCTTCAAGCCCAAAGCGGCCACGCTCACCCAGAGGGGAAAAGACAAGACGTTTCACGACGCCATGGAAGACATCGCCTCCGAGATTAAGGATGCCAGCACTTCCTCCATGGCAAATAGCATCAACTCGTTTGTGGACTCTCCGATTGGGAAGGTCTTTGCAAACACCATCGACCGAGCCCTGGAGAAGTCTGAGGAGTGGCTGAATTATTATCTTCCTCTACCAGACACCAGCGCCG CTGACGCTGGCGGGAAGAAAGAAGAGCGTGACACGTCAAAAGACGACCTCTGCAAGGAGGGCTGCTTCATGAGGATCAACTTCCTTTCCACCCAGCTGAGAAACCGGGTCTTCAGGTTTGTGCTGCACCGGCTGAAAGCGACTCGCAAAAACACCAACGAACAGCTCTCGCGGCTCGATCAGGTGTTGAACATG CTAGATCACTCCCTGAGCCCGGGCCCTTCCAGCTTCCAAAAGGTCTCTGAAAGCTTGTCAAACATTTTGCCGCAGTGGAATACAAAGATGGAGGCCCCGTCCCAGAAGCCCAGCGTCCTCCAGAAGTCTCTCTCATTAATGCCTGAGGTATCTTG CAACTGGAGATGA
- the LOC128405730 gene encoding fibrous sheath CABYR-binding protein-like isoform X3, with product MADISSSDEHHVTSASKDPPVNTSGTRTQEDELSDTTLHNPSWPPNTKNPHTTSSILCVPDEAIRRISTTTKSNSLEPSTTRYLTTEAQSRLERQPSQDEELLGTNENELVMQMTISEYELFPGLGDSFSQEGPGSGLRHSFEEQLAAYRAPQNKIASHQELPEEEEEEWKETSAENLPEEKGSQEYVLASSPPPAPMLPPPPAEGEWVTPLTAPEREWVPPPTPPQRGRMSPPVPSLESEWVIFERTFIERDRVTPLTPPTERGSLVSLPPSPQVLPVVPQPREEEPQLAAPTETAAMHQPPLPGPDPQPEKARTPPRQASEEEPLIPWASASNAFSVFQAVEKPEAAAEKVSKETSLRNYEPPMASRSGKEIVTQTETKALPARVEPAPSDMTRFKPKAATLTQRGKDKTFHDAMEDIASEIKDASTSSMANSINSFVDSPIGKVFANTIDRALEKSEEWLNYYLPLPDTSAADAGGKKEERDTSKDDLCKEGCFMRINFLSTQLRNRVFRFVLHRLKATRKNTNEQLSRLDQVLNMITP from the exons ATGGCAGATA TTAGCTCATCGGACGAACATCATGTGACTTCAGCATCAAAAGACCCTCCAGTCAACACATCTGGCACGAGGACGCAAGAAGATGAG CTTTCAGATACTACCCTGCACAACCCAAGCTGGCCTCCGAACACGAAGAACCCTCACACCACAAGTAGCATTCTGTGTGTCCCCGATGAAGCCATCCGAAGGATTTCCACCACTACCAAGAGCAACAGCCTTGAACCCTCAACCACGAGGTATTTAA CCACAGAAGCTCAATCGAGACTTGAGAGGCAGCCGTCGCAGGACGAGGAGCTGCTGGGCACCAATGAGAACGAGCTGGTGATGCAAATGACGATATCAGAGTATGAGCTGTTCCCGGGACTGGGAGATAGCTTTTCTCAGGAGGGACCAGGGAGCGGGCTGCGACATTCCTTCGAAGAGCAACTTGCCGCTTACAGGGCTCCCCAAAATAAGATAGCATCCCACCAGGAATTGCCAGAGGAG gaagaggaggaatggaaggaaACATCAGCAGAAAATTTACCGGAAGAGAAAGGCTCACAGGAATATGTTCTGGCGTCTTCACCTCCACCAGCCCCCATGCTACCACCGCCACCAGCAGAAGGGGAGTGGGTGACCCCTCTTACAGCCCCAGAGAGGGAATGGGTGCCCCCTCCGACACCCCCGCAGAGGGGGCGAATGTCTCCCCCAGTGCCATCCCTGGAGAGCGAGTGGGTGATTTTTGAGAGGACATTTATAGAGAGGGATAGGGTGACCCCGCTGACTCCGCCAACAGAGAGGGGGTCGCTTGTTTCTCTGCCGCCATCCCCTCAAGTGTTGCCTGTCGTTCCACAGCCACGGGAGGAGGAACCTCAGCTAGCAGCCCCCACGGAAACAGCCGCCATGCACCAGCCGCCGCTGCCAGGCCCTGATCCGCAACCGGAGAAAGCGAGGACCCCCCCTCGGCAGGCGTCAGAGGAAGAGCCGCTTATCCCCTGGGCTTCAGCCTCAAATGCGTTTTCGGTTTTCCAGGCGGTggaaaag CCTGAAGCAGCCGCAGAGAAAGTCTCTAAGGAAACATCGCTAAGGAACTACGAACCTCCCATGGCCTCCCGctcaggaaaggagattgtgacccAAACAGAAACTAAG GCCTTGCCTGCAAGGGTGGAGCCAGCCCCTTCAGACATGACGCGCTTCAAGCCCAAAGCGGCCACGCTCACCCAGAGGGGAAAAGACAAGACGTTTCACGACGCCATGGAAGACATCGCCTCCGAGATTAAGGATGCCAGCACTTCCTCCATGGCAAATAGCATCAACTCGTTTGTGGACTCTCCGATTGGGAAGGTCTTTGCAAACACCATCGACCGAGCCCTGGAGAAGTCTGAGGAGTGGCTGAATTATTATCTTCCTCTACCAGACACCAGCGCCG CTGACGCTGGCGGGAAGAAAGAAGAGCGTGACACGTCAAAAGACGACCTCTGCAAGGAGGGCTGCTTCATGAGGATCAACTTCCTTTCCACCCAGCTGAGAAACCGGGTCTTCAGGTTTGTGCTGCACCGGCTGAAAGCGACTCGCAAAAACACCAACGAACAGCTCTCGCGGCTCGATCAGGTGTTGAACATG ATCACTCCCTGA